A region from the Lolium perenne isolate Kyuss_39 chromosome 4, Kyuss_2.0, whole genome shotgun sequence genome encodes:
- the LOC127293055 gene encoding uncharacterized protein isoform X1, with the protein MDGERRRCRRKLAARRWSRQGGGRRRVATAGCCVSEEAQQELAAHLAAPLPSPAGRSGREAKQGKMGVETEGHDHHAGAADGEDKGGGDPHALSSLTHETETLLSMCPAARVAASEAMERSNGWEHGVLDRSGLIRYEPKRKASGTPHLGGKRWNK; encoded by the exons ATGGACGGCGAGAGGAGGCGTTGCAGGAGGAAGTTGGCGGCGCGCCGGTGGAGTCGGCAAGGCGGAGGGCGGCGGCGCGTCGCCACAGCCGGCTGCTGCGTTTCGGAGGAGGCGCAGCAGGAGCTGGCTGCTCACCTGGCAGCGCCTCTCCCATCACCCGCAGGCCGCAGCGGACGAGAGGCCAAGCAGGGGAAGATGGGGGTGGAGACTGAAGGCCACGACCACCACGCGGGCGCAGCAGATGGCGAGGACAAGGGAGGCGGCGACCCCCACGCCCTCTCATCCCTTACCCAT GAGACAGAAACATTGCTATCCATGTGTCCTGCTGCACGTGTTGCCGCTTCTGAAGCGATGGAGAGGAGCAACGGATGGGAACATGGGGTGCTTGATAG GAGTGGATTAATTAGGTACGAGCCCAAGCGGAAGGCTTCAGGCACGCCTCACTTAGGTGGAAAGAG atggaataaataa
- the LOC127293055 gene encoding uncharacterized protein isoform X2, which translates to MARTREAATPTPSHPLPMLGAQETETLLSMCPAARVAASEAMERSNGWEHGVLDRSGLIRYEPKRKASGTPHLGGKRWNK; encoded by the exons ATGGCGAGGACAAGGGAGGCGGCGACCCCCACGCCCTCTCATCCCTTACCCAT GTTGGGTGCCCAGGAGACAGAAACATTGCTATCCATGTGTCCTGCTGCACGTGTTGCCGCTTCTGAAGCGATGGAGAGGAGCAACGGATGGGAACATGGGGTGCTTGATAG GAGTGGATTAATTAGGTACGAGCCCAAGCGGAAGGCTTCAGGCACGCCTCACTTAGGTGGAAAGAG atggaataaataa